A window of the Chloroflexus sp. Y-396-1 genome harbors these coding sequences:
- a CDS encoding M1 family metallopeptidase, translating to MIRLLLFAIVTLGSLSPFAPTGVFHTDPPSASTTFDPFIAKQTAAMRSDYVDAVLHEAWDRYTLHLSLDPEGPQLRGELSVYLTNRNDVEFDTIWFHLYPNHPDFGGRLDVTSAHIDGIPVPSRTLHGDTLIGLILPQVLLPGHSVTASLTFIARTPRNASQRSFGAYNMEAGVWSIASSYPLLARYIPGIGWDTRPIASRGDFTVSAIALYDVTVDAPTDWHLVSSGTRIEHRQTSDQRQIARFVSGPQREFYLAALQGLKQIHTEVDGIRVISYVQASDEAAGARSLDIAARALQVFNRRFGGYPYNEFEIIQAALTQFYGMEYPGVVLIEQGLYRRSDLLLETTIVHEISHQWWYGLVGNDAQGEAWLDEGLASYSQILYYEMTDNPAQAQAELDAFRATYRRLRERGGDAPLATPPAALSNGRYVPVVYAKGALFFHALRQRIGETAFDRFLLDYVAINSFREIAGPDLLRSAEHACVCELDDLFNDWVITATAVPIP from the coding sequence ATGATCCGACTATTGCTATTTGCCATTGTAACACTCGGTAGTCTCTCACCATTCGCGCCGACTGGTGTCTTTCACACCGATCCACCATCGGCTAGCACGACATTCGATCCCTTTATCGCGAAACAAACTGCCGCGATGCGGTCAGACTATGTTGATGCTGTGCTGCATGAAGCTTGGGATCGTTATACGCTTCATCTCTCTCTTGATCCAGAGGGACCACAGCTTCGCGGCGAACTGAGCGTGTACCTGACCAACCGCAACGACGTTGAGTTTGATACCATCTGGTTTCATCTCTACCCAAACCACCCTGATTTCGGGGGACGGCTTGATGTCACTTCCGCTCACATTGATGGTATTCCTGTACCGTCACGCACACTCCATGGTGATACGCTGATCGGGCTAATCCTGCCGCAGGTACTTCTACCAGGTCACAGCGTAACAGCCTCGCTGACCTTCATCGCCCGTACCCCACGCAATGCCAGTCAGCGCAGCTTTGGTGCCTACAATATGGAAGCCGGAGTCTGGTCAATAGCCTCAAGTTACCCTCTTCTCGCCCGCTACATCCCTGGTATCGGCTGGGATACTCGCCCAATTGCGTCACGCGGCGATTTCACGGTCAGCGCGATTGCGCTCTACGATGTCACTGTAGACGCACCGACTGACTGGCATCTGGTAAGTAGCGGCACGCGCATCGAACATCGCCAGACGTCCGATCAACGTCAGATTGCCCGCTTTGTCAGTGGTCCTCAGCGAGAATTCTACTTGGCTGCGCTGCAAGGATTGAAGCAGATACACACTGAAGTAGATGGTATCCGGGTGATCAGCTATGTCCAGGCAAGCGACGAAGCAGCCGGAGCCCGAAGTCTCGACATCGCTGCCAGGGCATTACAGGTGTTCAACCGGCGTTTTGGTGGGTACCCCTACAACGAATTCGAGATCATTCAGGCCGCGCTAACACAGTTCTACGGCATGGAATATCCAGGGGTGGTGCTGATCGAGCAAGGCCTCTACCGCCGAAGCGATCTGTTGTTAGAGACAACTATCGTGCACGAGATCAGCCATCAATGGTGGTACGGATTAGTAGGGAATGACGCTCAGGGTGAGGCCTGGCTCGATGAGGGGTTGGCAAGTTACAGTCAGATACTCTACTACGAGATGACAGATAATCCCGCACAGGCGCAAGCCGAACTTGACGCCTTCCGGGCAACGTATCGTCGGCTCCGTGAGCGTGGCGGTGATGCACCACTGGCGACACCACCGGCAGCGCTGAGCAATGGTCGTTACGTACCCGTTGTCTATGCGAAAGGGGCGCTCTTCTTCCATGCATTACGGCAACGCATCGGCGAAACGGCTTTTGATCGATTTTTATTAGATTATGTTGCAATCAACAGCTTCCGTGAGATAGCCGGGCCTGATTTGCTGCGTTCTGCTGAGCATGCGTGTGTTTGCGAACTAGACGATCTCTTTAACGATTGGGTGATAACGGCGACGGCAGTGCCTATACCGTAG
- a CDS encoding sensor histidine kinase, translating into MRAIHQEPIVVARSQQTLMIAAYAVISVALVEFTLFHLHLPPLRFYPVVLLLSLLLVLNAAWNRLQQRLGELAANRLFFSLSAVIFLIVNYFGLDEGWTFLPFLLFVIASQAVVGLGMKYGLALSGLLFLGWNGVLWLRGVPLASILAQIPSIALGLIFTLVFSIVLTRLSEQMVRTERLAAELQAANEALAAARERELALAVAEERVRLAHEIHDGLGHHLTALHVQLQAATRLLDRDPERAAQALNLCREEAQAALREVRQSVAMMRNNPVAGQPLPAVIAGLVRDFSRVSSLQVSFIQEGEVGDIDPATAMTFFRAVQEGLTNAQKHAQATTVTVRLIATADKIRLEVINDGPPAPPIAETGFGLAGLRERATRLGGEMQAEPQPTGGFRLVIALPRSGGTVHDPHSVS; encoded by the coding sequence ATGAGGGCCATTCATCAGGAACCCATTGTTGTTGCCCGTAGCCAGCAGACCTTGATGATCGCGGCGTATGCGGTAATCAGTGTGGCGCTGGTTGAGTTTACCCTCTTTCATCTTCACTTGCCACCACTGCGTTTCTACCCGGTAGTGTTGCTCTTAAGTCTGTTGCTAGTGTTGAATGCGGCCTGGAACAGATTGCAGCAGCGGTTAGGCGAACTGGCGGCGAATCGGCTCTTTTTCAGCCTGAGCGCGGTCATTTTTCTGATCGTGAATTATTTCGGCCTTGATGAAGGCTGGACGTTTCTGCCATTTTTGCTCTTCGTGATTGCTTCGCAAGCGGTTGTTGGGCTGGGCATGAAATACGGTCTGGCTCTCAGCGGGTTACTTTTTCTTGGCTGGAATGGGGTCCTGTGGTTGCGAGGGGTGCCGCTAGCGTCTATTTTGGCGCAAATACCCTCTATTGCGTTAGGATTGATCTTCACGCTCGTTTTTTCGATAGTGCTGACCCGTCTCAGTGAACAGATGGTGCGTACTGAACGATTGGCGGCTGAATTACAGGCGGCCAATGAAGCATTAGCTGCCGCCCGTGAACGCGAACTGGCATTAGCCGTGGCCGAAGAGCGGGTACGGCTTGCCCACGAAATCCACGATGGTTTGGGTCATCATCTCACCGCCTTACATGTCCAGTTGCAAGCGGCTACGCGATTGCTTGACCGTGATCCAGAACGGGCAGCACAGGCGCTAAACCTCTGTCGTGAAGAAGCTCAGGCAGCATTACGAGAAGTGCGGCAGAGTGTCGCGATGATGCGCAATAATCCGGTTGCCGGTCAGCCTTTACCGGCAGTCATTGCCGGGTTAGTGCGAGATTTCAGTCGCGTCTCTTCCCTCCAGGTCAGCTTTATTCAGGAGGGTGAAGTCGGCGATATTGATCCGGCAACAGCAATGACTTTCTTCCGGGCTGTGCAAGAGGGTCTTACCAATGCCCAAAAACATGCTCAGGCTACTACGGTAACGGTGCGGTTGATTGCGACTGCCGACAAAATCCGCCTCGAAGTGATCAACGACGGCCCACCTGCACCGCCAATTGCCGAAACTGGCTTCGGGTTAGCCGGATTACGTGAACGAGCTACCCGGTTAGGCGGAGAGATGCAAGCCGAACCGCAGCCCACAGGCGGTTTTCGGCTCGTTATTGCATTGCCTCGCTCAGGAGGAACAGTTCATGATCCGCATTCTGTTAGTTGA
- a CDS encoding response regulator transcription factor, producing the protein MIRILLVDDQTLVRQGIQTLLDLEDDLTVVGTAADGQQAIELVARLQPDVVLMDVRMPVMDGVTATRVINERWPHIGVIILTTFDDDEFVIEGLKAGARGYMLKDADCSEIVAAVRIVARGEALIQPSITRKVLAEFTRLAATRPTTASSTVAEPLTEREMDVLRGIAAGHSNREIADHLCISEGTVKNYVSSLLAKLSVRDRTQAIIRARELGLIR; encoded by the coding sequence ATGATCCGCATTCTGTTAGTTGATGACCAGACGTTAGTGCGGCAGGGTATTCAGACCTTACTCGACCTCGAAGATGACCTGACGGTGGTTGGTACAGCCGCTGATGGTCAACAAGCCATCGAACTCGTGGCCCGTTTACAACCAGATGTGGTACTCATGGATGTGCGAATGCCGGTGATGGACGGGGTGACTGCAACACGGGTGATCAACGAACGTTGGCCGCACATTGGCGTTATCATCTTAACAACCTTCGACGATGATGAGTTTGTGATCGAGGGCTTGAAAGCCGGTGCACGCGGATACATGCTCAAAGATGCTGATTGCAGTGAAATTGTCGCAGCAGTGCGTATTGTTGCCCGTGGCGAAGCATTAATTCAGCCAAGCATTACCCGCAAAGTGTTGGCCGAATTTACCCGTCTGGCTGCCACCAGACCCACGACCGCTTCATCGACTGTAGCTGAACCATTGACTGAACGCGAAATGGATGTCTTACGTGGGATTGCTGCCGGCCATTCCAATCGCGAGATCGCCGATCACCTTTGCATCAGTGAGGGTACCGTGAAAAATTATGTCTCTAGCCTGCTCGCCAAGCTCTCCGTGCGCGACCGGACGCAAGCGATCATCCGGGCACGTGAATTGGGGTTGATCCGGTGA
- a CDS encoding site-specific DNA-methyltransferase — protein MYNLEGEHIIPEKPVLYYSHPHGEIWVGDAIAWLQSLESESVDMIFADPPYNIQKAAWDTFESQAVYVEWSLQWIAEAARVLKPTGTLYICGFSEIIADLRLPASRFFKGCRWLIWHYKNKANLGRDWGRSHESILHFRKNRQFTFNIDDIRIPYGHHTLKYPEHPQAVTSQYGRGKRRHHIWQPHPRGAKPRDVLEIPTTCNGMHEKTPHPTQKPEEPLRKLVLASSNVGDVIIDPFLGSGTTAVVAEQLQRRWKGCDISLEYCQWAVRRIELVEDWPIEKWIQYDFENAERRKSIR, from the coding sequence ATCTATAACCTCGAAGGCGAGCATATCATTCCGGAAAAGCCGGTTCTTTATTACTCACATCCCCATGGTGAGATATGGGTCGGTGATGCTATTGCCTGGCTTCAATCCCTGGAGTCTGAATCTGTGGACATGATCTTTGCCGATCCACCGTACAACATTCAAAAAGCAGCATGGGACACATTCGAATCACAAGCTGTGTATGTTGAATGGTCATTGCAATGGATTGCTGAAGCGGCCCGCGTGCTGAAACCAACCGGAACCTTGTACATTTGTGGATTTTCTGAAATTATTGCCGATCTGAGGCTCCCCGCATCACGCTTCTTCAAAGGATGCCGTTGGCTGATCTGGCACTACAAAAATAAAGCAAACCTTGGCAGAGATTGGGGTCGTTCACACGAAAGTATTCTTCATTTCCGAAAGAATCGACAATTCACATTCAATATTGATGATATTCGTATTCCGTATGGCCATCATACGCTAAAATATCCAGAACATCCCCAGGCCGTGACCAGTCAGTACGGGAGAGGGAAAAGGCGTCACCACATCTGGCAGCCGCATCCGCGAGGTGCAAAGCCTAGAGACGTTTTAGAGATACCGACGACCTGCAATGGCATGCATGAAAAAACGCCGCATCCCACTCAAAAACCCGAAGAGCCTCTACGCAAGCTCGTATTAGCCTCGTCCAATGTCGGAGATGTGATTATCGATCCCTTTCTCGGTTCTGGCACAACAGCCGTAGTCGCTGAACAACTCCAACGGCGTTGGAAGGGATGTGACATTTCACTCGAATATTGCCAATGGGCTGTTCGTCGTATCGAACTTGTTGAAGATTGGCCGATTGAAAAATGGATACAGTACGATTTTGAGAATGCTGAACGAAGGAAATCTATTCGATGA
- a CDS encoding DUF1338 domain-containing protein: MTTTIDRIHIFEQVLDGLMRRYRERVPDVTAIAHAMVAEGIIATPDQIENDHIAFRTMGVPHLGIRSLEKIFLHYGYERRDHYHFPAKKLDAFWYHPPRPDLPRIFISELRVNDLSPEAAAIIRSYTDEVTADPVDTLDLNDAAQVDDFLHRPLWRLPTWADYQRLAAESEYAAWVIYNRYYLNHFTITVHNLPTGYNTIADFNAFLERHGFKLNDAGGKIKVSPDGKLLQSSTVAEMIWAEFAGGERHQIAGSYVEFAERRPLDEFAHLPPHELRREHRREGFEAGNADKIFESTYSTQTAKRVG, translated from the coding sequence ATGACAACAACTATTGACCGTATCCACATCTTCGAGCAAGTTTTGGATGGACTGATGCGCCGTTACCGCGAACGGGTTCCAGACGTCACCGCGATTGCCCATGCGATGGTTGCCGAGGGGATTATCGCAACGCCTGACCAGATCGAGAACGATCATATTGCTTTCCGTACCATGGGCGTGCCACACTTGGGGATTCGCTCTCTGGAAAAGATATTTCTGCACTACGGCTACGAACGTCGTGATCACTACCATTTCCCGGCCAAAAAGCTCGACGCATTCTGGTATCATCCACCACGTCCCGATCTGCCGCGTATCTTCATCTCCGAATTGCGGGTGAATGATCTCTCACCAGAAGCAGCGGCCATCATTCGTAGCTATACCGATGAAGTTACCGCCGATCCGGTTGACACCCTTGACTTAAACGACGCTGCTCAGGTTGACGATTTCCTCCATCGTCCGCTCTGGCGATTACCAACCTGGGCCGACTATCAGCGCCTGGCCGCCGAGAGTGAGTACGCCGCATGGGTGATTTATAATCGCTATTATCTCAATCATTTCACTATCACCGTTCACAACCTCCCAACCGGATATAACACGATTGCCGATTTCAATGCCTTCCTCGAGCGGCATGGCTTTAAGCTCAATGATGCTGGCGGGAAGATCAAAGTTAGCCCCGATGGGAAATTGCTCCAGTCGAGCACGGTTGCTGAAATGATCTGGGCCGAGTTTGCCGGTGGCGAACGGCATCAGATCGCCGGCTCGTATGTCGAATTTGCCGAACGGCGACCACTCGATGAATTTGCCCATCTCCCCCCGCACGAACTGCGTCGTGAGCATCGCCGTGAAGGGTTTGAGGCCGGGAACGCCGATAAAATCTTCGAGAGCACGTACAGCACCCAAACGGCAAAACGAGTCGGTTAA
- a CDS encoding sensor histidine kinase: MKSPPSNTIELLIRLRWPLAAVVGLLFALTRMVEGIFFDAAMETPTGQTIDPIVWGLLAFAAIWAVFSWAIRQERLRMSNEAQMLAALRESNERLELLYEMNQRVASSATLDEVLDYAITLPARLVNAAAATIILIDEQGQPYTARVTGIDAVALERARTAFHLHSITIPPAQPVLRQPQQPCAWTACLVLPLVERAAQPIGWIEAFLKEDKAAAAESRQPLLATVAGELTEAIINCRRRDRVIASIAAVERAISAERTRIARDLHDGVAQSLAFMRMRIDLWEDWLQQEPERLRAEFADFKSNLRRQIEELRRAIFALRPIEIGQLGFAGALRRFIQEFAEQHDWNVAIDFTELPPDIPPVLELAAFRFVQEALNNVAKHAQARRVWVKLGVRDQGLIIHIRDDGIGFNPGEEPPAGHLGLRQMRERAAALDGHVTIISRPGDGTEVRVWLPLLYSSTPMT; the protein is encoded by the coding sequence ATGAAATCACCGCCATCCAATACAATTGAATTGCTGATCCGCCTGCGCTGGCCGCTCGCCGCAGTTGTAGGATTGCTATTTGCACTAACCCGGATGGTAGAAGGCATCTTCTTCGACGCGGCGATGGAAACGCCAACTGGTCAAACCATTGATCCGATTGTCTGGGGACTCCTCGCCTTTGCTGCGATCTGGGCGGTATTCAGTTGGGCCATTCGACAAGAGCGGCTCCGTATGTCGAATGAAGCGCAAATGCTTGCGGCGCTACGCGAAAGTAATGAGCGGCTGGAATTACTCTACGAAATGAACCAGCGCGTGGCTTCGAGCGCGACACTCGATGAAGTCCTCGATTACGCCATTACTTTGCCAGCCAGATTAGTCAATGCAGCAGCCGCCACGATTATTCTCATTGACGAGCAAGGACAGCCATATACGGCACGAGTTACCGGGATAGATGCAGTCGCACTCGAACGCGCAAGAACCGCTTTCCATCTACATTCAATCACCATTCCCCCGGCTCAGCCGGTCCTACGCCAACCACAACAGCCGTGCGCCTGGACAGCGTGTTTGGTTTTACCGCTAGTCGAACGAGCAGCGCAACCTATTGGATGGATTGAGGCATTCTTGAAAGAAGATAAGGCAGCCGCGGCCGAAAGCCGACAGCCATTGTTAGCAACCGTAGCCGGTGAACTGACTGAAGCAATCATCAACTGTCGGCGCCGAGACCGAGTTATTGCCAGCATAGCTGCTGTTGAACGCGCTATCAGCGCCGAGCGTACTCGCATCGCTCGTGACCTTCACGACGGCGTTGCCCAATCGTTGGCGTTTATGCGGATGCGGATCGATTTGTGGGAAGACTGGCTACAACAAGAGCCAGAGCGTTTACGCGCCGAGTTTGCCGATTTCAAGAGTAATCTGCGACGCCAGATCGAAGAGTTACGACGGGCAATTTTTGCCCTGCGCCCGATTGAAATTGGACAGCTCGGTTTTGCCGGTGCGCTCCGTCGCTTCATTCAGGAGTTTGCCGAACAACACGACTGGAATGTTGCCATCGATTTCACCGAGTTGCCCCCTGATATACCGCCGGTATTGGAACTGGCCGCCTTTCGCTTTGTTCAGGAAGCACTGAACAATGTTGCCAAGCACGCGCAGGCTCGTCGTGTCTGGGTCAAACTGGGAGTTCGTGACCAGGGATTGATCATTCATATACGCGATGACGGAATTGGGTTTAATCCGGGCGAAGAACCGCCAGCCGGTCACCTGGGTTTGCGTCAGATGCGGGAACGGGCTGCGGCTCTCGATGGTCATGTAACTATCATTTCACGCCCCGGCGATGGCACTGAAGTACGAGTCTGGTTGCCATTGCTCTATTCGTCAACACCAATGACCTGA
- a CDS encoding esterase family protein yields MEIDPRAQLIEWPSTNLGVNGRMYIYTPPEYDPDGTALPVVYLLRGHEREWVNRREDDSRIGSAIDVYERVRARGEIGPMLLVMPGLTSTDNRIPGLLADFVAPQLTDAPGIGHGRFATFFFDEVLPLVERRFNAHPHARAITGFSLGGYMAIKAVAMRPELFVSVSAYDGSFPYASDCGRRPRRYDTLFTAPMFDPALGRPRNWQQLHDHNPICLLMQADRTALRRISWMIQYGPEHIEPWGSNFYRGEYLLRALATLGIANATPQAALPDGAHTWAVADRHLEQALPLHYRAFERIIQKDP; encoded by the coding sequence ATGGAGATCGATCCACGTGCCCAATTGATCGAATGGCCCAGCACAAATCTGGGAGTCAACGGACGAATGTATATCTATACTCCACCAGAGTATGATCCTGATGGAACGGCTTTACCGGTTGTCTATCTCTTGCGCGGTCACGAACGCGAGTGGGTCAATCGACGTGAAGATGATAGCCGGATTGGAAGCGCCATTGATGTTTACGAACGAGTACGAGCACGGGGTGAGATTGGCCCGATGTTATTAGTTATGCCCGGTTTAACCAGTACCGACAATCGCATTCCCGGTTTGCTGGCCGATTTTGTTGCGCCACAGTTAACCGATGCACCGGGTATCGGGCATGGTCGCTTCGCTACCTTCTTTTTCGATGAGGTGCTCCCTCTGGTTGAGCGCCGATTCAACGCTCATCCACACGCCAGAGCGATTACTGGATTTTCACTTGGTGGTTATATGGCGATCAAAGCTGTTGCTATGCGTCCGGAGCTATTCGTAAGTGTCAGTGCCTACGATGGCTCCTTCCCATACGCCAGTGATTGTGGTCGCAGACCGCGTCGTTACGATACACTCTTTACGGCGCCAATGTTTGACCCGGCATTAGGTCGTCCACGCAACTGGCAGCAATTGCACGATCATAACCCGATTTGCCTGCTTATGCAGGCCGATAGAACTGCACTGCGTCGAATTAGCTGGATGATCCAATATGGGCCAGAGCATATTGAACCATGGGGTTCAAACTTTTATCGGGGTGAGTACTTACTACGGGCATTAGCTACTCTGGGTATCGCCAATGCCACCCCGCAAGCTGCTCTTCCTGATGGTGCGCATACCTGGGCGGTAGCTGATCGTCATCTCGAACAGGCTCTCCCTTTACACTATCGGGCCTTTGAACGCATTATCCAGAAAGACCCATGA
- a CDS encoding glycosyltransferase: MPRVLILHASVGTGHKRAAEALAAAFSRRQPGEVRVEDVLDHTSRLFRLAYARSYLELTDRAPLVWGYFYNQTNADPNLAEITNNIRKLVESIGTNGLKEVLRAFQPDVIICTHFLPMELLVGYKRSARLNEPIYCVITDYAAHTFWTYTEIDGYFVGDEQTRNQLIERGVSPQQIVVSGIPIDPCFAQPNDCKSARQRRDLPLEGTVVTLFGGGIDDEHVQLMVSGLMQSPLKATLIVVAGRNTTLVESLSDFISTPNIELRVLGFVDYVDDLITASDLVITKAGGLIVSEVMARGTPMIIVDPILGQEEWNADYVVSTGSGIQLRLCESAPRAVLTLLNHPTMLAEMRRCAQAASHPRAALDIAEKVIADLAHHVHD; this comes from the coding sequence ATGCCACGAGTCCTGATTTTACATGCGTCGGTAGGAACCGGCCATAAGCGTGCGGCTGAAGCACTGGCTGCCGCGTTTAGTCGTCGTCAGCCAGGCGAGGTACGAGTCGAGGATGTCCTCGACCACACCTCACGGCTTTTTCGCCTTGCGTATGCCCGGTCGTACCTTGAATTGACCGACCGGGCACCGCTGGTATGGGGATATTTTTACAATCAGACTAACGCCGATCCGAATCTGGCCGAAATCACCAACAATATCCGCAAGCTGGTTGAAAGTATCGGCACCAACGGTCTTAAAGAGGTTTTGCGAGCATTTCAGCCAGATGTGATTATCTGTACCCACTTTCTACCGATGGAGCTGCTGGTTGGGTATAAGCGCAGTGCTCGCCTGAACGAACCGATTTATTGCGTGATTACCGATTACGCAGCCCATACATTCTGGACCTATACCGAGATTGATGGCTATTTTGTCGGTGATGAACAAACGCGCAATCAATTGATCGAGCGTGGGGTAAGTCCACAACAAATTGTTGTGAGTGGCATTCCAATAGATCCCTGTTTTGCCCAGCCGAACGATTGCAAGTCGGCGCGCCAGCGTCGCGATCTTCCCCTAGAAGGTACCGTCGTTACCCTCTTTGGTGGGGGGATTGATGATGAACATGTGCAGTTGATGGTGAGCGGTTTGATGCAGAGTCCGCTAAAGGCTACGCTGATCGTGGTTGCCGGTCGCAACACGACATTAGTCGAATCGCTGAGTGACTTTATCTCTACGCCTAATATTGAGTTGCGTGTCTTAGGATTTGTTGATTATGTTGATGATCTGATTACCGCAAGCGATCTGGTCATTACCAAAGCCGGTGGTTTGATAGTAAGTGAAGTAATGGCACGTGGCACACCGATGATTATCGTCGATCCGATCCTTGGCCAAGAGGAATGGAATGCAGACTATGTGGTGAGCACCGGTAGCGGCATCCAGTTACGTCTGTGTGAGTCGGCGCCGCGAGCCGTCTTGACGCTGTTGAACCATCCAACGATGTTGGCCGAAATGCGGCGATGTGCCCAAGCTGCGTCCCATCCACGTGCTGCACTCGACATTGCAGAAAAAGTGATCGCCGATCTTGCACATCACGTTCACGATTGA